From Mytilus galloprovincialis chromosome 9, xbMytGall1.hap1.1, whole genome shotgun sequence, the proteins below share one genomic window:
- the LOC143046527 gene encoding uncharacterized protein LOC143046527 translates to MERFGTSTRQDIDDKRRNIHADKTQKSNTLSAKLFREYLTSKNHEADFESFTMYKTSSLESIRHGLNLHLKAPPNNKVFDIIKDAAFPYANMSFDAARAELKQAGKGNVQHYPIIQESDREKLYKSVYFSTHTPTGLFNKVQYDIRLYFCRRGAENMHTMTKSTFALKTDPNTGMKYIEKILDELTKNHRGNDKETTSGVMPEATGTLHHIEFFIPGSMYCPVDSFIKYTDKLHPDCDRLWQRPRDCFVDDDNEIWYYNAPVGEKKLKTLMSDLSLSCKLSQKYTNHSIRSTGASILSKNKFNDAQIMSVTGHKSTALKYVHYS, encoded by the exons ATGGAGAGATTTGGGACGTCAACACGTCAGGACATTGACGATAAAAGACGGAACATTCACGCCGACAAGACACAAAAGAGTAACACCCTATCTGCAAAATTGTTCAGGGAATATCTTACCAGTAAAAACCATGAAGCGGACTTTGAAAGCTTTACAATGTATAAAACCTCTTCCTTAGAATCGATTCGACATGGCTTAAATCTCCACCTCAAAGCACCTCCGAACAATAAGGTATTTGACATTATTAAAGATGCAGCTTTCCCATATGCAAACATGAGCTTCGACGCTGCTAGGGCCGAATTGAAACAAGCTGGAAAGGGAAACGTACAACACTATCCAATAATCCAGGAATCTGACAGGGAGAAGCTATACAAGTCAGTTTACTTTTCTACACATACCCCCACAGGACTATTTAATAAAGTCCAGTATGATATAAGACTGTACTTTTGTCGACGAGGTGCAGAAAATATGCATACAATGACCAAGTCAACCTTTGCTCTGAAAACAGACCCAAATACTGGAATGAAATACATCGAAAAGATTTTAGATGAATTAACCAAAAACCATAGAGGAAATGATAAGGAGACAACGAGTGGAGTCATGCCAGAAGCTACAGGTAcatta CATCATATAGAATTTTTTATTCCAGGCTCAATGTATTGTCCAGTGGATTCCTTTATAAAGTATACAGACAAACTGCACCCTGATTGTGATAG attGTGGCAGCGTCCAAGGGATTGTTTTGTTGATGATGACAACGAAATATGGTATTACAACGCACCCGTTGGAGAGAAAAAGCTAAAAACATTGATGAGTGACTTGAGTTTGTCATGTAAACTTAGCCAgaaatatacaaatcattcaATCAGATCAACAGGAgcttcaattttgtcaaaaaataaatttaatgatgcTCAGATAATGTCTGTTACCGGTCACAAAtcaaccgcgctgaagtacgtccattattcatag